The Caldivirga sp. genome segment CTAGGGATAAGTACATTATCGCTGAGGTTCATAATTATGAATTAGTTAGACGCATCAACTTAAGTAATGCAGTGTATTCTGTAGTGTCTACGTGAGGAAAGTTAAGCCTAGTTGAAACTCAGTTTAAACATAATAACATAGGTAATACACCAATAATTAAGTGCATTCCACTAAGGTGGTTTAATGGCTTAGTTAATCTCCCTTTACAGCTAAGACTAGGTAATTAACCCTACGTCCAATGTGCACCTCAGTAGTGAATATGACCTTTAGGTTCACTGATACTTCACCATCTAATTCACCCTTAGTGAATAAGTGGTAATATCTTTCAACAGGTTCCTTAAGGCCCCATGACCACTTAATAATCCTATCGCAATTAGCTTCACCACAACCCCACACAGTAGCTAAGAATACTCCATTATTCTTCAGTACCCTCTTAGCCTCAGTGTAGGCTAATTCCCTATCATCCCTATTTAAGTGGTGAAGCATTGCAATGGTCATGTAAAGATCCACTGATGATGATCTGAAGGGTAATAATCTAGCATCACAATTAACGTATTCAACCGCACCGCCTAATTCATCATGAAGGTTCTTAACCATGTTGTATGCCACGTCGCAAGCCACGTATGCTTTATGATGAATTACTGAGACTGCATAACGCGTATTAGAACCATTACCGCAGCCGGCATCGAGAACCACATCATATTGCCTAACCGGTAGTTTATCGAATACTGTTACCCATGGACTCCTCCTTGATTCCCTATAAACCCCTGCTATCTTCTCGTACGCCTCCTTTACCTCCCTCATTGAGCCATTCATAACTACTTAGATTAATCACCTTCCCGTACTTTAAAACATTAATCACGTTCATTAATATTAACCCAGCCACTATATGTTTACACACTTTACCATTAATCATGTTACGTTCACAAGTGCACTTAGCCCCATACTTACCCACTATGGTGTAGTAGTATTCGTTTCTTCTACTATCCGAGGAGAACCTCAACCTAACCCCAGTCACCTCCTCACCGTTATCAAATATCCTTATTATTTCTGCCCTTGTTGGCT includes the following:
- a CDS encoding class I SAM-dependent methyltransferase; this translates as MREVKEAYEKIAGVYRESRRSPWVTVFDKLPVRQYDVVLDAGCGNGSNTRYAVSVIHHKAYVACDVAYNMVKNLHDELGGAVEYVNCDARLLPFRSSSVDLYMTIAMLHHLNRDDRELAYTEAKRVLKNNGVFLATVWGCGEANCDRIIKWSWGLKEPVERYYHLFTKGELDGEVSVNLKVIFTTEVHIGRRVNYLVLAVKGD